One Setaria viridis chromosome 3, Setaria_viridis_v4.0, whole genome shotgun sequence DNA window includes the following coding sequences:
- the LOC117849156 gene encoding PHD finger protein ALFIN-LIKE 3: MEEAGMRRPRIPLSPSNRSVPCYAPEIKAFREFTHRRVGLIRALTEDVEEFFRKCASGMRSLYLYGNYNDAIWWEVRQPGPEELLLGINLARGNMSRIKWMQHIAMLCDAWLINIAFSSAQNMTAEQRERLFHRINSLQTVHTAFLASDTYRRLCREEEKVSRPAAEQNDQTEGEGTDEIICIRCNGRYRANAFWICCDVCKQWYHGKCVKIRAKQADQMKKYECPECLSEKSGHS; the protein is encoded by the exons ATGGAGGAGGCGGGCATGCGGCGCCCTCGTATCCCACTCTCGCCGTCAAATAGGTCGGTGCCATGCTACGCTCCAGAGATAAAGGCCTTCAGGGAGTTCACTCATCGCCGTGTCGGTCTCATTCGCGCCCTCACCGAAG ATGTGGAGGAATTCTTTCGTAAGTGTGCCTCAG GTATGCGTTCTCTGTACCTGTATGGCAACTACAATGACGCGATTtggtgggaggtgcggcagccGGGGCCTGAGGAACTGCTGCTTGGAATCAACCTAGCGAGGGGTAATATGAGTCGCATCAAGTGGATGCAACACATTGCCATGCTTTGCGACGCATGGCTCATCAACATCGCTTTCTCAAGCGCCCAAAATATGACAGCTGAACAACG GGAGCGCTTATTCCATCGGATCAACAGCCTGCAAACAGTGCATACAGCATTCCTTGCTAGTGACACCTATCGCCGCCTATGTCGTGAAGAAGAGAAG GTGTCTAGGCCAGCTGCTGAACAGAACGACCAGACTGAGGGTGAGGGTACAGATGAGATCATCTGCATACGCTGTAATGGCCGCTACCGTGCAAACGCATTCTGGATCTGCTGTGATGTTTGCAAGCAGTGGTACCACGGCAAATGTGTGAAGATCAGGGCCAAGCAAGCAGATCAGATGAAGAAGTATGAGTGCCCTGAGTGCCTCAGTGAGAAGAGCGGGCATTCTTAA
- the LOC117848004 gene encoding uncharacterized protein encodes MLLKFQDLARCFIGSESAAASAIKTCAAPSLPAPATVSLPDNEDLLREILLRLPPLPSSLPRASLVCKRWRRLVSDAGFLRRFREHHRTPPLLGYFFNDHRGPVFTPTLAPPNSIPPARFSLPQQQPAGERLFFLGCRHGLALLINRRRLEAIVWDPVTNRQATVAYPSEFTTDNGAHCCRGAVLSGGGGGGDGDALVPGGDDGHLMRPFKVILIRTEINHDHASVFIMCVYESGTGKWGNTISTTILSPFSNLPNVLIGNAVLCGFFQWSNGFLELDLDRQRLGVIETPVSLHSVDSSISQVVRTQDRGLGLAILSRFSIQMWGRKADSGGVVGWVLQKTIQVDKLLSLPPSMDSLPARILGYDEDSNAIHLSTSTGAFAIQLESMQFTELFNVYRIGSYYSCHPYASFYTAGWGIREGDNRTEILNNT; translated from the exons ATGCTGCTCAAGTTCCAGGATCTTGCAAG GTGTTTCATCGGATCGGAAAGTGCAGCCGCATCGGCCATCAAGACATGCGCAGCTCCCTccttgccggcgccggcgacagTGTCCCTGCCGGACAACGAGGATCTCCTCCGtgagatcctcctccgcctgccgccactcccttcctccctcccccgcgcCTCCCTCGTCTGCAAACGCTGGCGCCGCCTCGTCTCCGACGCCGgcttcctccgccgcttccgGGAACACCACAGGACACCTCCCCTGCTCGGCTACTTCTTCAACGACCATCGCGGACCCGTCTTCACCCCCACGCTGGCCCCGCCAAACTCCATCCCGCCCGCGCGCTTCTCCCTGCCGCAGCAGCAACCAGCCGGCGAGCGCCTGTTCTTCCTCGGCTGCCGCCACGGCCTCGCCCTCCTCATCAACCGGAGACGCCTCGAGGCCATCGTGTGGGATCCCGTCACCAACCGCCAGGCCACCGTGGCGTATCCGTCGGAGTTCACCACCGACAATGGGGCGCACTGCTGCCGTGGCGCCGtgctgagcggcggcggcggcggcggtgatggcgaTGCCCTTGTGCCCGGTGGTGATGATGGCCACTTGATGAGGCCCTTTAAGGTGATCTTAATACGCACGGAGATAAACCATGATCATGCAAGTGTGTTCATCATGTGCGTCTACGAATCGGGGACCGGAAAATGGGGCAATACCATCTCAACTACCATTCTATCTCCTTTCTCCAATCTGCCCAATGTCTTGATTGGAAATGCGGTACTCTGTGGGTTTTTCCAGTGGTCAAACGGCTTCCTTGAACTTGATTTGGATAGGCAGCGCCTAGGTGTCATCGAGACACCAGTGAGCCTCCATTCTGTTGATAGTTCAATATCCCAGGTTGTGCGGACACAAGATAGAGGGCTTGGCCTTGCAATTTTGTCGAGGTTTAGCATCCAGATGTGGGGGAGGAAGGCCGATTCAGGTGGTGTTGTTGGATGGGTGCTGCAGAAAACAATTCAAGTAGACAAGCTCCTTTCGCTACCGCCTTCGATGGACAGTTTGCCAGCAAGGATACTTGGGTACGATGAGGATAGCAATGCAATTCATCTGTCAACTTCTACTGGTGCCTTCGCTATCCAACTTGAATCAATGCAATTCACGGAGCTTTTCAATGTCTATCGGATTGGTTCATATTATTCATGTCATCCTTACGCAAGTTTCTATACTGCAG GTTGGGGAATCCGTGAGGGAGATAACAGAACAGAAATATTGAATAACACATGA